From Vibrio crassostreae, one genomic window encodes:
- the slmA gene encoding nucleoid occlusion factor SlmA: MAGARKSNRREEILQALAQMLESTEGASRITTVKLAKQVGVSEAALYRHFPSKARMFEGLIEFIEEALMSRINRILDEEKDTLERIRLVLQLILVFSERNPGLTRILSGHALMFENERLRDRINQLFERIETQLRQILRERKLREGKSFPVDEKILAAQLLGQVEGSLNRFVRSDFKYQPTENFDAYWALLSAQIK, encoded by the coding sequence ATGGCTGGTGCTCGAAAATCAAACCGTCGTGAAGAAATCCTACAAGCTCTCGCACAAATGTTGGAATCGACCGAAGGTGCTTCTCGTATCACAACGGTAAAGTTGGCCAAGCAAGTGGGTGTTTCTGAGGCTGCGTTATACCGCCACTTCCCTAGCAAAGCTCGTATGTTTGAAGGCCTAATCGAGTTCATTGAAGAAGCGTTGATGTCTCGAATCAACCGTATTCTGGATGAAGAGAAAGACACGCTAGAGCGCATACGCCTAGTGCTACAACTTATCTTAGTTTTCTCAGAACGTAACCCTGGCCTGACTCGAATCTTGTCTGGTCATGCTCTAATGTTTGAAAATGAACGCCTGCGTGATCGCATCAACCAACTTTTCGAACGCATTGAGACGCAACTTCGCCAAATCCTGCGTGAAAGAAAACTTCGTGAAGGGAAATCATTCCCGGTTGATGAGAAAATTTTAGCGGCTCAGCTGCTCGGTCAAGTTGAAGGCAGCTTGAATCGCTTTGTTCGTTCAGACTTCAAATATCAACCGACAGAAAATTTTGATGCTTATTGGGCTCTATTAAGCGCTCAGATTAAGTAG
- the coaBC gene encoding bifunctional phosphopantothenoylcysteine decarboxylase/phosphopantothenate--cysteine ligase CoaBC: MQTQVNPLSNADQQGLAGKKILLGISGGIAAYKCAELTRRLIERGAQVQVVMTNAAKEFITPLTMQAVSGRPVSDSLLDPAAEASMGHIELAKWADLVLLAPATADLIARMTAGMGNDLLTTLVLATDAPVAVSPAMNQQMYSHPATQENITTLKRRGCEIWGPAAGEQACGDVGLGRMLEPMQLVHRCEDFFQPKPLAGRSVLITAGPTREAIDPVRYITNHSSGKMGYALAEAAAKQGATVTLVSGPVSLATPNKVNRIDVDSAQQMFDAVTAHAAQHDIFISCAAVADYRPETIADQKLKKIDGKDDMTIQMVKNPDIVASVAAMTEGRPFTVGFAAETQDVEKYARGKLERKNLDMICANDVSVEGQGFNSSSNELHLYWKGGDKSLPLESKDTLGFQILDQIQLLIDA; this comes from the coding sequence ATGCAAACACAGGTTAATCCACTGAGTAACGCTGACCAACAAGGCCTAGCAGGGAAAAAAATTCTTCTTGGTATTAGTGGTGGTATCGCTGCTTACAAATGTGCCGAGCTGACTCGACGTTTGATAGAGCGTGGAGCACAAGTGCAGGTCGTCATGACCAATGCAGCCAAGGAGTTCATTACTCCTCTCACCATGCAAGCCGTCTCTGGCAGGCCAGTGTCTGATAGTTTGCTTGATCCTGCTGCTGAGGCTTCCATGGGCCACATTGAGCTCGCAAAGTGGGCTGACTTAGTATTACTAGCGCCAGCAACCGCAGACCTTATTGCTCGTATGACAGCTGGCATGGGTAACGACTTGCTAACCACTTTGGTTTTAGCAACCGATGCGCCAGTTGCGGTATCTCCAGCAATGAACCAACAGATGTACAGCCACCCTGCGACTCAAGAGAACATCACGACACTAAAACGTCGTGGCTGTGAGATTTGGGGGCCGGCGGCTGGCGAACAAGCGTGTGGTGATGTCGGTCTGGGGCGTATGCTCGAGCCAATGCAGCTCGTACATCGCTGTGAAGACTTCTTCCAACCTAAGCCACTTGCTGGCCGTTCTGTGCTTATTACTGCCGGCCCGACTCGTGAAGCGATCGACCCTGTGCGTTACATTACCAACCACAGCTCGGGCAAGATGGGCTATGCTCTGGCTGAAGCGGCAGCGAAACAAGGTGCAACAGTGACTCTAGTCAGTGGTCCTGTGTCTCTTGCTACACCAAACAAAGTTAATCGCATTGATGTCGACAGCGCTCAACAGATGTTTGATGCTGTTACTGCTCACGCCGCTCAACACGATATTTTCATCAGCTGCGCCGCGGTTGCCGATTATCGCCCTGAGACCATCGCAGACCAAAAGCTTAAGAAGATCGACGGTAAAGACGACATGACCATTCAAATGGTTAAGAACCCTGACATCGTCGCTTCTGTCGCTGCAATGACTGAAGGTCGCCCATTTACTGTCGGCTTCGCAGCTGAAACTCAAGATGTTGAGAAGTACGCGCGCGGCAAACTGGAAAGAAAGAACCTCGACATGATTTGCGCCAACGACGTTTCTGTCGAAGGTCAAGGCTTCAATAGCAGTAGCAATGAGCTGCATCTTTATTGGAAAGGCGGCGATAAGTCTCTGCCACTGGAAAGCAAAGACACACTTGGTTTCCAGATCCTCGATCAGATCCAACTGCTTATTGATGCATAA
- the radC gene encoding RadC family protein — MPIDKIPAESMPREKLLNRGPDSLSDAELLAIFLRTGTQGMNVLELADKLIKDFGSLRHLFSATQEEFCAHKGMGQAKYVQLQAVLEMTQRYLAETLSRGDALTSPSHTKLYLSSMLRDRQREAFYILFLDNQNRVIKDEVMFEGTIDAASVYPREVVKRSLHHNAAALILAHNHPSGVAEPSQADRRITRRLTDALALVDIRVLDHFVVGDGEVVSFAERGWI, encoded by the coding sequence ATGCCAATAGATAAAATACCTGCCGAATCGATGCCGAGAGAAAAGCTATTAAATAGAGGGCCTGATTCTTTGAGTGATGCGGAACTGCTCGCGATATTTCTGCGAACAGGGACACAAGGAATGAACGTGTTGGAACTCGCAGACAAGTTGATCAAAGACTTTGGTTCGCTCCGCCATCTCTTTTCAGCAACGCAGGAAGAATTTTGTGCTCATAAAGGGATGGGACAGGCTAAGTATGTTCAGCTACAAGCTGTATTAGAGATGACGCAGCGTTATCTAGCGGAGACTTTGTCTCGTGGAGATGCGCTCACTAGCCCTAGTCATACTAAGCTTTATCTTTCGAGCATGTTGCGTGATCGCCAGCGAGAAGCCTTCTATATATTGTTCCTCGATAACCAAAATAGGGTAATAAAGGACGAGGTGATGTTTGAAGGAACCATCGATGCCGCATCGGTTTACCCGCGGGAAGTGGTTAAACGGTCACTGCATCACAATGCGGCGGCATTAATCTTGGCTCATAACCACCCTTCAGGTGTTGCTGAGCCCAGCCAAGCGGATAGGCGGATTACACGTCGATTAACCGATGCATTAGCGCTGGTGGACATCCGAGTTCTCGACCATTTTGTCGTTGGAGATGGCGAAGTTGTCTCTTTTGCAGAGCGTGGATGGATTTGA
- the rpmB gene encoding 50S ribosomal protein L28 has translation MSRVCQVTGKRPVTGNNRSHARNATKRRFLPNLQTHRFWVESEKRFVKLRLTAKGMRIIDKKGIDAVLVDIRARGENV, from the coding sequence ATGTCCCGAGTATGCCAAGTAACTGGTAAGCGTCCAGTAACGGGTAACAACCGTTCACACGCACGCAATGCTACTAAGCGCCGTTTTCTGCCGAACCTACAAACTCATCGTTTCTGGGTAGAGAGCGAAAAACGTTTTGTTAAACTACGTCTAACTGCTAAAGGCATGCGTATCATTGATAAGAAAGGCATCGATGCTGTTCTTGTTGATATCCGTGCACGTGGCGAAAACGTTTAA
- the rpmG gene encoding 50S ribosomal protein L33, whose protein sequence is MAKGIREKIRLVSSAGTGHFYTTDKNKRNMPGKFEIKKFDPVVRQHVMYKEAKIK, encoded by the coding sequence ATGGCTAAAGGCATTCGTGAGAAAATTCGTCTAGTATCTTCTGCAGGTACTGGTCACTTCTACACAACTGATAAGAACAAGCGTAACATGCCAGGCAAATTTGAGATCAAAAAGTTTGATCCAGTAGTTCGCCAACACGTTATGTACAAAGAAGCTAAAATCAAGTAA
- the mutM gene encoding bifunctional DNA-formamidopyrimidine glycosylase/DNA-(apurinic or apyrimidinic site) lyase, producing the protein MPELPEVEVSRMGISPHLVGETIKTLTLRTPKLRWDIPQELKALEGQVIRTISRRAKYLLIETDTGTAIVHLGMSGSLRVLDADFPAAKHDHVDLKLTNGKVLRYNDPRRFGAWLWSAPDEIHPVLLGSGPEPLTDDFNADYIAEKAEKRKVAVKQFIMDNKVVVGVGNIYANEALFSSRIHPLRPASKVTKEEWVLLTKEIKQVLTTAIKQGGTTLKDFAQADGKPGYFAQELRVYGKAGEKCPSCGEKLEEQKIGQRNTFFCSQCQV; encoded by the coding sequence ATGCCTGAATTACCCGAAGTCGAAGTAAGCCGTATGGGGATCTCACCTCATTTAGTCGGCGAGACCATTAAAACGCTTACCCTTCGCACGCCTAAGCTGCGTTGGGATATCCCACAAGAGCTCAAAGCATTAGAAGGGCAGGTGATTCGAACTATCTCGCGTCGCGCAAAATACCTATTGATTGAAACAGATACCGGCACTGCCATTGTTCACCTTGGTATGTCTGGCTCACTGCGCGTGTTAGATGCCGATTTCCCGGCAGCAAAACACGATCACGTGGATCTTAAGCTCACCAACGGCAAAGTACTGCGCTATAACGACCCTCGCCGCTTTGGTGCATGGCTGTGGTCTGCTCCTGATGAAATACATCCAGTGTTACTTGGATCTGGTCCTGAGCCGCTCACTGACGACTTCAACGCCGACTACATAGCCGAGAAGGCAGAGAAACGTAAGGTTGCCGTCAAGCAGTTCATCATGGACAACAAAGTGGTGGTCGGGGTAGGGAACATATACGCCAATGAAGCGCTGTTTTCTTCACGAATTCACCCGTTGCGCCCAGCAAGCAAAGTGACAAAAGAAGAGTGGGTCTTGTTAACCAAAGAGATCAAGCAAGTACTCACAACCGCCATCAAACAAGGCGGTACCACACTCAAAGATTTCGCCCAAGCGGATGGCAAGCCCGGATACTTCGCTCAAGAGCTGCGAGTTTATGGAAAAGCGGGTGAAAAGTGCCCGAGTTGTGGTGAGAAACTTGAAGAGCAAAAAATCGGACAGAGGAATACGTTTTTTTGCTCTCAATGTCAGGTATAA
- a CDS encoding NAD-dependent epimerase — protein sequence MKYLVTGVAGFIGSAVSERLCAAGHEVVGIDNLNDYYQVSLKHDRLKRIEHENLTFIELDLADREGMATLFAEQKFDRVIHLAAQAGVRYSIDNPMAYADSNLVGHLAILEGCRHNKVEHLVYASSSSVYGLNQKMPFHTADSVDHPISLYAATKKSNELMAHTYSHLYDVPTTGLRFFTVYGPWSRPDMAMFKFANLIVAGKEIDIYNNGDMMRDFTYIDDIVEGIIRVQDRIPAKQPDWTVEQGSPATSSAPYRVFNIGHGSPVKLMDYIEALETALGVEAKKNFMPMQPGDVYATYADTEDLFEAVGYKPQVKIQEGAKAFADWYKAYYSL from the coding sequence ATGAAATATTTAGTAACTGGCGTTGCCGGGTTTATTGGCTCTGCAGTTTCAGAGCGACTATGTGCAGCAGGACATGAGGTTGTCGGTATTGATAACTTGAATGACTACTACCAAGTCTCATTAAAACATGATCGCCTAAAGCGCATTGAGCATGAAAACCTAACCTTTATCGAGTTGGATCTTGCTGATAGAGAAGGCATGGCAACGTTGTTTGCTGAGCAAAAGTTTGACCGTGTGATTCACTTAGCGGCGCAAGCTGGCGTTCGTTACTCAATAGATAACCCGATGGCGTATGCCGATAGCAACCTGGTTGGTCACCTAGCTATTCTTGAAGGCTGCCGCCACAACAAGGTTGAACACCTAGTGTACGCATCATCAAGCTCGGTGTATGGCTTGAACCAAAAAATGCCATTCCACACAGCAGACAGTGTTGATCACCCGATTTCATTGTACGCTGCGACTAAGAAGTCGAATGAGCTGATGGCGCATACCTATTCTCATCTATACGATGTGCCTACGACAGGTTTACGTTTCTTTACCGTTTACGGCCCTTGGAGCCGCCCTGATATGGCGATGTTCAAGTTTGCGAATCTAATCGTAGCGGGCAAAGAAATCGACATCTATAACAACGGCGATATGATGCGCGACTTCACTTATATCGATGATATTGTTGAAGGTATTATTCGAGTGCAAGACCGTATTCCGGCTAAGCAGCCAGATTGGACAGTAGAACAAGGCTCACCAGCAACCAGTTCTGCTCCGTATCGCGTGTTTAACATCGGTCATGGCAGCCCGGTTAAATTAATGGACTACATCGAAGCATTGGAAACAGCTTTAGGTGTTGAAGCGAAGAAAAACTTCATGCCAATGCAGCCTGGTGATGTGTACGCGACTTACGCTGATACGGAAGATTTGTTTGAAGCGGTTGGCTACAAGCCTCAAGTTAAAATCCAAGAAGGAGCGAAAGCTTTCGCGGATTGGTACAAAGCCTATTACTCGCTGTAA
- a CDS encoding glycosyltransferase family 25 protein: protein MKSYCITLKANHCRQRSTADALKDVQVDFEFFIGVDARTDEHPLLARIHDRAFLHNMGRPHAIGEVGCYASHYLIWQKCIELNEPILVFEDHAEIDTDTFRNTLTIAEQHINQCGFIRLQDSKNKLHYSVDRHDTQHLVKYLKVPQGTACYAISPKAAQAFIEQSSTFNYPVDVFLRNTWVHKHPMFGVSSAGLQRSKQPSIIGSRKHKGRKDYSVAFMKIVNKIKSMTFNLSTNLYHLVVLDKEFRPKL, encoded by the coding sequence ATGAAATCATACTGTATTACCTTAAAAGCGAATCATTGTAGACAAAGATCAACAGCCGACGCCCTCAAGGATGTTCAGGTTGATTTTGAGTTTTTTATTGGAGTGGATGCACGAACCGATGAACACCCTCTACTAGCAAGAATTCACGATAGAGCTTTTTTACATAATATGGGTAGGCCGCATGCAATTGGAGAAGTTGGATGTTATGCAAGCCATTACCTTATTTGGCAAAAATGTATAGAGCTCAATGAGCCAATTTTAGTCTTCGAAGATCATGCCGAGATTGATACCGACACTTTTCGTAATACTCTGACTATCGCCGAGCAGCATATTAATCAGTGTGGTTTTATTCGCTTACAAGACAGTAAGAACAAACTACATTACTCCGTTGATAGGCACGATACCCAACATCTTGTAAAGTATTTGAAAGTTCCTCAAGGAACCGCCTGTTACGCTATATCTCCCAAAGCTGCACAAGCTTTCATCGAACAAAGTTCAACGTTCAATTATCCTGTCGATGTCTTCCTACGGAATACTTGGGTTCACAAGCACCCCATGTTTGGTGTTTCTTCTGCGGGATTACAACGTAGTAAACAACCGTCAATTATTGGTAGTCGTAAACATAAAGGCAGAAAAGACTATTCTGTCGCCTTTATGAAGATTGTGAACAAAATAAAAAGTATGACGTTCAACTTATCAACAAACCTTTACCACCTTGTAGTTCTAGATAAAGAGTTCAGACCAAAGCTCTAA
- the coaD gene encoding pantetheine-phosphate adenylyltransferase, with the protein MTTHVIYPGTFDPVTNGHLDIIVRAASMFDHITVGVAASPSKKTMFKLDERVELLRDAVSHLPNVSVEGFSGLLVDFVKQQKANVLVRGLRTTMDFEYEFGLTSMYRKLLPGLESVFLTPSEEYAFLSSTIVREVAIHGGDISQFVPQKVAAEIKIKTAK; encoded by the coding sequence ATGACCACACACGTTATCTACCCTGGTACTTTTGATCCGGTAACCAATGGTCACCTCGATATCATCGTCCGTGCAGCGAGCATGTTTGATCATATCACTGTAGGAGTAGCCGCGAGCCCAAGCAAAAAAACCATGTTTAAGTTAGATGAACGAGTAGAGCTGTTGCGTGATGCTGTGTCTCACTTACCTAACGTGTCTGTTGAGGGGTTCTCTGGGTTACTGGTCGACTTTGTCAAACAACAGAAAGCTAATGTGCTGGTACGCGGCCTCAGAACGACCATGGATTTTGAATACGAATTCGGTCTCACGAGTATGTACCGAAAACTCCTGCCCGGCCTTGAAAGTGTATTTCTAACCCCTTCAGAAGAGTATGCCTTCCTCTCTTCAACTATTGTTCGTGAAGTCGCTATACACGGCGGGGATATTAGTCAGTTTGTGCCACAAAAAGTTGCAGCTGAAATCAAAATAAAAACAGCTAAGTAA
- a CDS encoding glycosyltransferase family 9 protein, translating to MSLFSTAPQSLCILRLSAIGDVCHAISVVQAIQKQWPETKITWITGKIEAMLIGDLPGIEVIVFDKKQGFKGMRELWRQLSDRKFDALLHMQAALRASVLSWGIKAKCKVGFGKNRTREMQSLFTNHHLPISDKFHVLDNFAEFARYIGVPFDKPQWDIPLTPEDEQLAIDTMADKPTLVISPAASKDSRNWLTERYAAIADYAVEQGMQVVLCGSPAPREINLGSDIEALCQSPVINLIGKTNLKQLTAVLKHATVVIAPDTGPAHLATTQSTPVIGLYAHSDPRRTGPYNDLDIVVSVYQQHVEAQQGKPVQDLPWGTRAKGDDLMKDITVDMVKQKLDKALNSIKTPNLNTTLSKDS from the coding sequence ATGTCACTGTTCTCAACTGCACCTCAATCTCTTTGCATACTTCGCCTCTCCGCGATTGGCGATGTTTGTCATGCTATTTCTGTGGTTCAAGCCATCCAGAAGCAGTGGCCTGAAACGAAAATCACTTGGATAACGGGCAAAATAGAAGCCATGCTGATCGGCGATCTACCCGGTATTGAGGTGATTGTTTTCGATAAGAAACAAGGCTTCAAAGGAATGCGTGAATTATGGCGTCAGCTATCTGATCGTAAATTTGATGCACTTCTGCATATGCAAGCCGCACTCAGAGCCAGCGTGCTATCTTGGGGGATAAAGGCGAAGTGCAAAGTAGGATTTGGCAAAAACCGTACTCGTGAAATGCAGTCACTCTTTACCAATCACCATCTACCTATTTCAGATAAGTTTCATGTGTTGGATAACTTTGCCGAATTTGCTCGCTACATTGGTGTCCCCTTCGATAAGCCTCAATGGGATATCCCTTTAACACCTGAAGATGAACAGCTAGCCATCGACACTATGGCTGATAAGCCAACCTTGGTTATCTCTCCTGCAGCCAGTAAGGATTCGCGTAACTGGTTAACTGAGCGATATGCAGCTATTGCTGATTATGCTGTCGAACAAGGCATGCAAGTGGTGTTATGTGGTTCTCCGGCACCAAGAGAAATTAACCTAGGTAGCGACATCGAAGCCTTATGTCAATCTCCTGTCATCAACTTAATTGGCAAAACCAACCTCAAGCAGCTCACTGCCGTACTTAAACATGCGACAGTGGTAATCGCACCAGATACAGGCCCAGCACACCTGGCAACAACACAGTCTACGCCGGTAATTGGCTTGTACGCACATAGCGATCCTCGTAGAACTGGCCCTTACAACGATCTGGATATCGTGGTCAGCGTGTATCAACAGCACGTAGAGGCGCAACAAGGGAAACCGGTTCAAGACCTTCCGTGGGGAACTCGAGCAAAAGGCGATGATTTAATGAAGGACATCACCGTCGATATGGTAAAGCAAAAACTCGACAAAGCCTTAAACTCTATTAAAACACCGAACCTGAACACTACATTAAGCAAGGACAGCTAA
- a CDS encoding 3-deoxy-D-manno-octulosonic acid kinase has product METISTKNQTIWYDPELLAQVPKGDIAQIFEAEYWQQQDAISGSAQGRGTTWFIQLDGIQAALRHYRRGGLFGKLVEDQYCFSDWESTRCAMELNVLKALANAGVNVPKPIAARAIKSGLLYRADLMSERIPNAKDLVDVLVNGPIDADIYRRIGQEVRKMHDAGVNHTDLNIHNILLDDSQNVWIIDFDKCGQQAGEDWKEGNLNRLMRSFLKEVNKRQIQWQESDWGYLNDGYMQEVI; this is encoded by the coding sequence ATGGAAACGATTAGCACCAAGAACCAAACAATTTGGTACGACCCTGAACTTTTGGCTCAGGTACCAAAGGGCGATATCGCTCAGATCTTTGAGGCTGAATATTGGCAGCAACAAGATGCCATTTCAGGCAGTGCTCAAGGACGCGGTACCACATGGTTTATCCAGCTTGATGGGATACAGGCCGCATTGCGCCATTATCGTCGTGGCGGATTGTTTGGGAAGTTAGTCGAAGACCAATATTGTTTCTCTGATTGGGAGAGTACACGCTGTGCGATGGAGCTTAATGTTCTCAAGGCATTGGCAAACGCAGGTGTGAATGTACCGAAGCCCATTGCTGCTAGAGCCATTAAAAGCGGACTACTTTATCGAGCGGACTTAATGTCTGAACGAATTCCCAATGCCAAAGATTTGGTTGATGTCTTGGTCAATGGCCCGATAGATGCGGATATTTATCGTCGAATTGGGCAAGAGGTACGCAAGATGCACGATGCCGGGGTCAATCATACCGATCTCAACATTCATAATATCCTGCTTGATGATTCGCAAAATGTTTGGATTATTGACTTTGATAAGTGTGGTCAGCAAGCGGGTGAGGACTGGAAAGAAGGTAACTTGAATCGCTTAATGCGCTCGTTCCTAAAAGAAGTGAACAAGCGCCAGATTCAATGGCAAGAATCGGATTGGGGATACTTGAATGATGGATACATGCAGGAAGTTATATAA
- the waaA gene encoding lipid IV(A) 3-deoxy-D-manno-octulosonic acid transferase yields MLIRLIYTLILSLASPLLLYGLYKSKPGKPSFGQRWKEHFGITPQTQGKNPIWIHAVSVGESIAAVPIIKQLKQRNPNQAIIVTTTTSTGAEQIEKLGDLVEHRYMPIDFSWCIRGFLKSVQPKQMLIMETELWPNTLHCVAKAGIPISVLNARLSERSCQRYAKFQAVFDLLAKNLSQVLCQYPSDAERFIRLGLDRSSVHVTGSIKFDIEVTAEQVSKGKALREQIGFERSVWIAASTHQGEDEVILDAHKQLLKDNPNTLLMIVPRHPERFNEVTELAKQHQFNTITRTSQQPITSNVEVYIADTMGEMLVLLGGSDVCFMGGSLVGDKVGGHNLLEPAALQLPLLNGPSYFNFSEITDKLLEANAVVICQDSQDIAGQLQQLFKQSELRKTKGLAAYQVVEQNRGALLNTLMKI; encoded by the coding sequence ATGCTTATACGACTTATCTATACTCTCATATTGTCATTAGCTTCTCCGCTACTGCTGTATGGGCTTTATAAGAGCAAACCTGGAAAGCCAAGTTTTGGTCAGCGTTGGAAAGAACATTTCGGGATCACACCGCAAACTCAAGGTAAGAATCCTATCTGGATTCACGCAGTATCGGTTGGTGAATCGATTGCCGCCGTACCGATCATAAAGCAACTGAAGCAACGCAATCCAAACCAAGCCATTATCGTTACCACGACAACCAGCACGGGTGCAGAGCAGATAGAAAAACTCGGTGATTTAGTCGAGCATCGCTACATGCCGATTGATTTTTCTTGGTGTATTCGAGGTTTTTTGAAGAGTGTTCAGCCTAAACAGATGCTAATCATGGAAACCGAGTTATGGCCAAACACACTGCACTGCGTCGCGAAAGCTGGAATCCCCATTTCGGTACTCAACGCTCGCCTATCTGAACGCTCGTGCCAGCGTTATGCTAAATTCCAAGCCGTTTTTGACCTCTTAGCCAAAAACCTGTCTCAAGTACTTTGCCAATACCCAAGTGATGCTGAGCGTTTTATACGATTAGGGTTAGATAGGTCATCTGTGCATGTGACTGGATCGATCAAGTTTGATATTGAAGTCACAGCGGAACAAGTATCAAAAGGCAAAGCGTTACGTGAACAAATTGGCTTTGAACGCAGTGTGTGGATAGCAGCCAGCACTCATCAAGGCGAAGATGAAGTTATCTTAGACGCTCATAAACAGCTCCTTAAAGATAACCCTAATACCTTGCTGATGATTGTTCCTCGTCACCCAGAGAGATTTAATGAAGTGACGGAACTGGCTAAACAACACCAATTCAACACCATCACTCGAACGAGTCAGCAACCAATCACCTCTAATGTTGAAGTGTATATTGCGGATACGATGGGAGAAATGTTGGTATTACTCGGCGGATCTGATGTGTGCTTTATGGGAGGAAGCCTTGTGGGCGATAAGGTGGGTGGCCACAATCTTCTAGAGCCTGCGGCACTGCAGTTACCTTTACTCAATGGTCCTAGCTACTTTAACTTCAGCGAGATCACAGACAAACTGCTGGAAGCCAATGCCGTGGTTATTTGTCAAGATAGCCAAGATATCGCAGGCCAACTCCAACAACTGTTCAAACAATCAGAGCTGCGTAAAACTAAAGGCTTAGCGGCTTATCAAGTTGTTGAGCAGAACCGAGGGGCGTTGCTCAATACACTTATGAAAATATAA
- a CDS encoding CDP-glycerol--glycerophosphate glycerophosphotransferase encodes MQTDQTYRFLLYVEQNYSFAILRPFYDYAKQLGHEVKWLLVGEDASEHLLLDQEQSVSLTEAIAFNPSAVLVPGDRVPAFIPGLKVQVFHGLNESKRGNLYPERGLFDLYCTEGHERTSSLEPLAKQRGYFQVKETGWLKLDSLFNYQASESRHERPQILFASTFSPSLSCAELVYEELKRLSQLSQWQWLVTLHPKMNQETRAKYQALEGDNLLFFDNDRVIEMQHRADVMVCDNSSIFQEFLLLNKPVVTVNNRDPQASFINITQAEQLESAIKQAMLPDEERDNAIAHYGPSITPYLDGQSSARVLSAITDVLESGWQDNKPKNWIRNFKIRKSLNYWKF; translated from the coding sequence ATGCAAACCGATCAAACCTATCGTTTCTTGCTCTACGTCGAGCAAAATTATTCATTTGCTATTCTTCGCCCATTCTATGATTACGCGAAGCAACTCGGCCATGAGGTTAAGTGGTTGCTTGTTGGTGAAGACGCTTCTGAACATCTTTTACTGGATCAAGAGCAGAGCGTCTCTTTGACAGAAGCTATTGCCTTTAATCCTTCTGCCGTTCTAGTGCCCGGTGATCGTGTTCCAGCGTTTATTCCAGGGTTGAAGGTACAAGTATTTCATGGTTTGAACGAGAGCAAACGTGGGAACTTATACCCTGAACGTGGTCTATTTGATTTGTATTGCACCGAAGGCCATGAAAGAACAAGCTCGCTTGAGCCGCTAGCTAAGCAGCGCGGCTATTTTCAAGTTAAAGAGACCGGGTGGCTGAAGCTCGATAGCTTGTTTAATTATCAAGCTAGTGAGAGTCGTCATGAGAGACCTCAAATTCTGTTCGCTTCCACTTTTTCGCCAAGCTTATCGTGTGCAGAGTTGGTTTATGAAGAGCTTAAGCGCCTCAGTCAATTGAGTCAGTGGCAATGGTTAGTGACTCTTCATCCGAAAATGAATCAAGAGACGAGAGCGAAATATCAAGCACTGGAAGGGGATAACCTTCTCTTTTTCGATAATGACCGAGTGATTGAAATGCAACATCGTGCTGATGTTATGGTGTGTGACAACTCATCGATATTTCAGGAATTCTTGTTGCTCAATAAGCCTGTTGTCACGGTAAATAATCGAGACCCTCAAGCAAGCTTTATTAACATTACTCAAGCCGAGCAATTAGAGTCAGCAATTAAGCAAGCAATGCTACCTGATGAAGAAAGAGATAACGCTATCGCTCATTACGGACCGTCAATAACACCATATTTAGATGGGCAATCCTCAGCGAGAGTTCTGAGTGCTATTACTGATGTGCTAGAAAGCGGCTGGCAAGATAACAAGCCAAAAAATTGGATTCGTAACTTTAAAATCCGTAAATCATTAAACTATTGGAAATTCTAG